The nucleotide sequence TAGTTGAATACTCTTGATAATAAAATCCGCAGGCTTTACGCAATAGACCGGGGGCCAAAGTGGCTCTAACTGCCGAATGTTCATTGCAATATCCGCTTTTATGTAACATAACCACATGCCCTCCTTCCTTTACAAATTTATCAATGCTTGACAATAATTCGTCTGTAGCTACATATAATGGAGGGATAACTAACATGGTGTATTGAGAGAAATCTATCCATTTATCACAGGGGACAATATCCGTTTCAATATTTTGCATGTATAATGCTTTATACACCCTATCAATCGGATAGTTTTCTTTATAAGTATATGGCATAAAGTTTAGGGCATGGTATGAGTCATGACTATACAAGATTGCAACTTTATTCTTCTTTTTTAGATTGATCAGTTTATTCCCGATTTTCTTTAGCTCATCAGCTGTCGTTTTAAACTCATTATATATCCTGTTAGGCTCTAGATCATGTCCTAAGATTCCTCTCCAATATGTTTCCTGGCCATAATGCAGGGTTGCCCAATGCCAATATTCAACCATATTTGCCCCGGAAGCATAATGAGCATATACATTTTGACGCAGCTGATTGTAGTATGGAGGGCGTTGATTACGTGCGTCCCAACCTATACCCTGAGCATTCGTTTCCATTACAATATAGTTCCCCTTAGCTACAGTTCGCACAAAGTCGCCTGCATAAGCTATACGTTGTCCATCTTGTTTATCCTGAACATCATGATAAATATTTATGGCAGGGTATTGCATTTGTTTGAAACTTTCTACTTGATCTACATTGTGGAAGTCTGGCATGAAGCAATGAGTAACGAATTGATCTTTCTGTTTATACTCATTTATGATATCACATTGCCAGTTCAAAAAATCAGCTACCGATTTTCGATTATAACGCTCCCATTCATTTTTATATGAAGGATTCGTCACACCATCCCGGGTGTAGAATTCTTCCCAGGTGTTGATATTCATGCCCCAGTAATTCATGCCCCATTCTTTAGTCAACAAATCCAGATTATTATTAAACTTATTCTTTATATAATTTTTAAAACCAATAAAATAATCTTTATTATTGACCCCTCGTGCCTCTGTTTCATTATCAACCTGATACCCTATTACTGCAGGATGTTGAGCATATCGCTCCATCATTTTCCTGATTATGCGCTCGCTATAATACCTAAATGTCGGATTTGTAAAATCCATATTCTGTCGGATACCATAATATGCTTTATTACCTCGTGTATACTCTGCCAGCACTTCCGGATGTCTTTCTGCTAACCATGCTGGAATAGAATAAGTAGGTGTTCCAAGAATAACCTTAATACCAGCCTCGTGCATTTTATTAATAATGCGGTCCATCCATTCGAATTTAAATACCCCTTCCTGTGGTTCAAAAATACCCCAAGCCGATTCTCCTACCCGAACTACGGATAATCCACAATCTTTCATCATCTGAATATCCTTATCCAATCGCTCGTACGGCATATATTCATGATAGTAGGCCGCTCCGTAAAGAACATTGTCAAATTTGTACTGAGCCATCATGTTAAAAGACAACAACAACCCAAGCAGTCCTGCAAAAATTATCTTTTTCATATTATTATCATTAAAGTTAACAAAAATATCATTTAACCATAGCTGGTTTAATTTGTGATGATACAAAGATAACCATTTTTATCATTATTAGCAGGTATTGAATGTTTTGAAAAGTGTGCGTATTTGTACAATCTAGTCAGATGAAAGCATACGCCACCGAAAACCACCCTTAATCAAGTAAAAAGGCATTCCAAATCGTTTGTAAATCATGTTTACATTTTTCTTTCTTGCATATCTAACACATTATTTATATATTTCCACCCTGTTTGCTATAAATCAGTCAAATACATCATTTTATAGTTTGATCACTTTTAATAAAGCGACAGAATCAATGTCAACACGGATTCACTCTATTAATACAACATTATATTTATTATGGAAAAACAGCGCATTGAAGCCGATATTATAGTAATGGAAAAATCGGCATTGGAAAAGTGGAACAAAGGGAATCCATCCGGTTATCTTGAAATTTACGCAGAAGATATTACTTACTTCGATCCGTATCATAATGAACGGATTTTCGGCTTGGAAAACATGTGCGCTTTCTATGAAGAATTACGAGGGCAAGTAGCCGTTGACCGTTGCGAAATGATCGATCCCAAAGTACAGGTTACCGAAAATATGGCCGTTCTGACATACAATCTGGTGTCGTATTCGGGTGAACTAAGATACCCTTGGAACTGTACAGAAGTTTATAGATTGGAAACCGACGGAAAGTGGAGGATCATTCATAATCATTGGTCATTCATTAGACCTATGGATCTGGAAAATATGGAATAAAAATCCCTGAAATTTCTTTTCGGAACAGCTATTCTGGCAAAAAACGAACTTGTTTTATCATTTATGAAAAGTTGAATGGCTTTTTATCTATTAGTTTTGTAAAATCATTTGTTTTACCAAGAATTAATAGTATTAGAAGCATGAAACAACTAACACTTTTCATTGGAATTTTATTTGTATTCTTTCTGGCCGGATGTAAGAGTGGGCAGCTTAAAGTTACCTCTCTGAAAATTGAAATGCAGGAAAATCCGCAGGGAGTAAGTACACAAAATCCTCGTTTTTCCTGGCAAATAACTTCGGACCAACCAGATCTGGTTCAACAATCTTATTGGATTCAGGTGGCTCAGACTGCAGAAGATCTGCAACAAGGCAAAGAACTTGTTTTTGATTCGAAAGACGTTAAAAGCGATCAGTCTATTCTTGTCCCATATGGTGGTAAGCCTCTTTTATCTAAGGGAGTATATTACTGGCGGGTAAAAATAATTACAAATCAAGGCTCGACAGATTGGAGTGAAATCAATTCCTGGTCGATGGCTTTTTTGAATGATTCGGATTGGAAAGCTTCCTGGATCGGCGAAGATTCCATTTCAAATCCCAATGAAACAGCTGAAGGGAATACGCGCCTTGCTGCAAGATATCTGCGCAAATTGTTTGAAAGCAAAACCTCTGTTAAACGTGCCACATTGTATATTTCGGGATTAGGATCGTATGAAGCTTATCTAAACGGCAAGCGCGTATCGGAAGATATATTTGCCCCCATGCCTTCCTGGTATCCGGAAAGAGTGTATTATAATGTGTATGATGTAACCTCTTTACTACAACAAGGACAAAATACGGTGGGAGTAAAATTAGGTAATGGTCGTTATTTCGGCATGCGCCAATCCGAGACAATGATGTTTGGTCTGCCCCGCCTGTTAGCCCAATTGGAAATTGAATATACCGACGGATCCACCGATATGGTAGTTAGCGACAAGTCCTGGAAAGTAACCTCCCGTGGACCTATTGTAGCCAACAATGAATTTGATGGAGAAGAATATGATGCCCGACTGGAACTGACCGGATGGGAAGCGGCCAACTACGATGATGCGAATTGGAAAGCTGCCGACATTATGGATACACCTGCCGGTAAGCTAACGGCTCAACCCAATCCTAATATGCAGATTCAGGATGAAGTATCTCCAACTAAAATCACCAAACTAGCCGACGGGAGATATATTCTCGACATGGGACAAAACATGGTGGGTTGGCTTAAGATTAATAGTCTTATAGGAAAGAAAG is from uncultured Macellibacteroides sp. and encodes:
- a CDS encoding beta-galactosidase, whose product is MKKIIFAGLLGLLLSFNMMAQYKFDNVLYGAAYYHEYMPYERLDKDIQMMKDCGLSVVRVGESAWGIFEPQEGVFKFEWMDRIINKMHEAGIKVILGTPTYSIPAWLAERHPEVLAEYTRGNKAYYGIRQNMDFTNPTFRYYSERIIRKMMERYAQHPAVIGYQVDNETEARGVNNKDYFIGFKNYIKNKFNNNLDLLTKEWGMNYWGMNINTWEEFYTRDGVTNPSYKNEWERYNRKSVADFLNWQCDIINEYKQKDQFVTHCFMPDFHNVDQVESFKQMQYPAINIYHDVQDKQDGQRIAYAGDFVRTVAKGNYIVMETNAQGIGWDARNQRPPYYNQLRQNVYAHYASGANMVEYWHWATLHYGQETYWRGILGHDLEPNRIYNEFKTTADELKKIGNKLINLKKKNKVAILYSHDSYHALNFMPYTYKENYPIDRVYKALYMQNIETDIVPCDKWIDFSQYTMLVIPPLYVATDELLSSIDKFVKEGGHVVMLHKSGYCNEHSAVRATLAPGLLRKACGFYYQEYSTIDAMPLRDNPYNIEDSNQISDWYEFLQLETAKPLAYANHPFFGKWPVITENSYGKGKLTYIGTYPSQELLNKVIRQVAINATIIPSDYMQFPFIIRSGINQQEKKLHYIFNYSADTQEIQYPYSFGKNILSGKDVDAKSFIKLEPWGVAIIEER
- a CDS encoding nuclear transport factor 2 family protein: MEKQRIEADIIVMEKSALEKWNKGNPSGYLEIYAEDITYFDPYHNERIFGLENMCAFYEELRGQVAVDRCEMIDPKVQVTENMAVLTYNLVSYSGELRYPWNCTEVYRLETDGKWRIIHNHWSFIRPMDLENME